TACCTGCTCTGTTCAGCAGCATTGCTCTTCCCCAGCGTGCCTCTGCTGCAAGCATGCTGGGGCATCAGCCAGCACAAGAGCACTCTGAAAAGCTGTGATTGCCCTCTGCAATCACCTGTTTTCTCTTgccttgtgaaaaaaaatcagatgcagCAAGGGAGAAAACACATTACTGGGCCTCCAGGGAGTGTCAGAGGTGAAAAATGTATTGGTCTGACCTTGGGTTAAAATGCAGCTCAAGCCTAAGAAAACAGGACGTGGGCAGGGTCttgctgggaggagggagatTTAAACATCCTTGATagcaaaaatgttaaattaataaataccCCCTTCTTCCTGACTTCTCCCTCAACAATTACATACGGTATGGAAAAATCTCACCCCGGTAGAGCAGATAAAGCTACGTCCTCCTGGCACGGGTGCAGTCCCACCACACAAAATGGAAGGATATCAGCAATGCCCTGAGAACAAGTTAAACCAATGTATTACAGTGCATTACTGGCTTCCACAATTACTGGCCTCCACAATTACCAGCGCAATCCATCAGCCATTCTTTGAAGTTCTCCACAAGGTGGCCTGGAGATGGAGAGCTGGCCCCCAGGAGCTCCCCAGACTCAGCCATCACTTCGGACATCCCTCAGGGAGTTGGTGGACATTTGTCCCCAGCCCCAGTTTGTAGCTTTTAATCCATCTGcactttttgtttctcctccagATAGCCAGGTTCATGCCAACATCACACCTCCAGTGTGTTCAGCCCCCAGATCTTTCTCCAGGCTCAGACCGGCCCCGTAGCCAGTCAGGACCATGGAGGTGGGGTGGATGTGGTGGTGCGTTATCAGCGTTAATTGACATGTGCCATCCTGACTCTGTTTCTGCAGCGGCTACGACTTCGACTATGACTATTACAGAGACGACTTCTACGACAGGTGAGCTGGGGAGGCGGCAGTCAAAGGGGTTTTTCTGTGGGGCAGGCGGTGCAGAGAGGCCACAGCTCCAGCCATGGGGCACGAGGCGGGGTGGGCACAGGCCGTAGCAGTGGCATCCGACATTCGGGCTTTGCAgggcctgggctgggggtgcttCAGCTCCTGCTTCACCCTCTGCATACCCCCCACAGGCTCTTCGAGTACCGGGGCCGAGTGTCTCCAGTGCCCAGGGTGGTCCCGGTGAAGCGGCCGCGGGTCACTATCCCCCTTGTCCGGCGCGTCAAGGCAACGCTCCCCGTCAAGCTCTTCTCCCGATCAGCTGCCATTGCCAACAGCTCGGCCAAGCTGAAGCGTGAGTATGTGCGTGCAGCACGGGGACTGGCCGTGCCACCCAGCACtgtccccagcctccagccaggtacctgcagggctgggtgctcccaggaaaaaaaacttaaaaaccccaaaacatCTGCAGCAAAAGCCCAGTGAGGGCTTTTCAGAAGCCTGTGGACTGCAAATGGGGCAGGGGAAGGTACAAGGGATCATCCTTCAATAAGCGTACGGTCACCACCGGTGCTGTAATGGGAGAATGGGAGTGACGAGCTGTCGAGGGGCTGTGGTGCAGGAGAGCTCATTGCTGGTCTCAGCAAAGTTTCTGCCCCCCTTTCAGCAAAGCCCATGCCAGCTGACACCTCTCtgtccttctttccttccaagtGAAGTGCAGCGAGCTGCAAACGATCAAAACCGAGCTGACGCAGATCAAGTCCAACATCGATGCTCTGCTGGGCCGGCTGGAGCAGATTGCTGAGGAACAGAAACTGTCCACAGGTCAGTTGGGTGTGTACAGGTCCCTGAGGGCTGGCCTGAGGCAAAGACCCCACCAGAGCTGGTCTTCAGACCCGTCACAACTTGTAACATCCTCTGGGCACCAGCACTGAAGCATCTCCCCCACGATccaggtggggggggggctcagacACAGTACAGGAGGTTTCTGTAGCCCCAGCCCAGATAAGGGAACTTTGCTAACAAACATGAAGATAAAAGTCCCTGCCCTGAGGAGTTTACAATTCTGCTCAATGGTAAGTTCTCGGCTCCAAGCTCTCAGTTGTGTCTTGGAGAGGGAGGGTGCTGCTTTCTAAGGGTACTTCATTCTTCTCTTGTCATCGAAATTCAAAGCTGAAGCAATTGACTTCAGTGAACACACCAATCTGTTTCTCTCAGgagaaaacatcacagaaatacTAGGTGGTGTTGAAGCATCACTGCGAAAAAAATGGTCAAGATTCGGAAAACATCTTTGCTGACAGTTATATGGGCTGCCAAAATCACATGCCAAAATTCCCCAAATTATGGAATTGGGTTTAAaattgtgagatttttttttttcttttgtagtacagtttttatttttttaatttgctttcttgtttggGTCACTTCTGCCTCCCACACACACTCCAGTTGGCCTGCTCTGCCCACTCCTGGTTTTCTTTCTAGCGGCTCCTTCAAAAGCACCAAAGCTTCGCACTGTGAAATAAACCCTAGATCCATTATTTACATACCGACTCAATTCTGGGGCCTCTGGGTGAGTCTGATCAGGCTGCAGCCAccgcctcccccagcccctgatCCTGCTCGCTTGGCTCTTGCTCTCACAGAGGTACGGAAGAAGGCAGATGGCAGCAAAAGTGAAGTCTCGCAGGAAGACACAGCGTCAGAGGCAGAGGTCAACACGGAGGAGCCGCTGAACGGGGatgagggagaggaagaggggcTCGCACGAGATGAGTGTGAAGATGAACTGGTAAGAGCAGTTGGGTGCTATGTTCCTCCAGCCAGGGGAGTTCAGTAATGGACCACAGTTTTACTGTAGTGTATTAAACCCCCAGGAAAAtagtttttccttcctaaaaggAAATTGTTGTATTTAATCCCATGATTGTTCACAGCTTGTTCTTCCTAACTGTTAAGCTGCTTGCAAAAGCTTTGACCTAGCAAATGGTGGAGAAACACAGTTGGCTCCTGAAATTCAGACTGTATTTATCCTTGATTTCACAACATTTAATTAATGGTTAAAATAAGTTGCTTTGCTCCAGAGGAAGTGGATCTCGAATGAATTGAAACATATGCCAAAGACAGGCCATGTTGTATTAACCACACTTTCCTAACAACGGGCATTTGCAAGGGCCTTTTGTCTGGATGGGCACCAAATTGCACAGGTGTAGTAGCACAAGTCTCAGCAAGCCGCTGTGCATGAAGCTGTACATCCGTGGCAAGGGCAGCACTTTTCTCTGAGCGTGGCTAGCCTGATTGTATCCATGTCAGCCCCATTGCCTTTTGTTCTGCCCTGAACAGGGACTGAAGAACCCAGTGAGCAGGTTTTATGGGCTGCTTCCAGATGCCACAGCACTGGTGGCAGCAGAAGTGAGGATGGAGCTCACCATCCCTTGTTCCATCCTCACCCCATCACCGCTGGGCTGACCACACAGCACTTCACACCTGCAGCACTCTGCCTATGGCCAAAGATCTCAAAACTCTTGCCAGCTGATTGCAGTCTTCCACTTCACCCCACCATAGTTATGATGGATGCAGGATCTGAAGGGCATATTTcaagtgtttcagtttgtggGACCTCACAGCTGAAGTCCATGACCCCTGCTAAATCTGAAAAGAGTTGGTTAAGGGGAGAAATAACAGACCACTgtaaagaagaaaggcaaaagccaGCCTCCATCTCTGTGTCAATTAAGATAAGGAAGGCCAGGTTTAAATTACGTCAAGGGAAACAGATGGTAGAAATTAGGGGAAAGCTTACTGATGCTAATGATGATAAAGCAGCTCACAGACTGTCAACAGAAAACATGGACCTTGCCATTAGTGGGATGAGAAGGCAGAATGGACAGACATCCACTGGGTGTGATTTAagcatcacagaatggcttggtcTGGAAGGGGTCTTAACGACCATCCAGTTCCCCGTGCCCTCCcaccttgtcctatcactatatgTCCTTGTAAGTagtccctctccatctcctcctccaagAAGAGCTGATCCTCATTAGGGATAGATGAAAATCACTATTTCAGGTCCCTACCACTTctgattttctgtaattctctgGTTTTAAAGTGACATTgagtttggaaatattttactgctatCATCAGGT
This genomic window from Cygnus olor isolate bCygOlo1 chromosome 16, bCygOlo1.pri.v2, whole genome shotgun sequence contains:
- the RALY gene encoding RNA-binding protein Raly, with the protein product MSLKVQTSNITNKNDPKSINSRVFIGNLNTAVVKKSDVETIFSKYGRVVGCSVHKGYAFVQYSNERHARAAVLGENGRVLAGQTLDINMAGEPKPNRPKGLKRAASALYSGYDFDYDYYRDDFYDRLFEYRGRVSPVPRVVPVKRPRVTIPLVRRVKATLPVKLFSRSAAIANSSAKLKLKCSELQTIKTELTQIKSNIDALLGRLEQIAEEQKLSTEVRKKADGSKSEVSQEDTASEAEVNTEEPLNGDEGEEEGLARDECEDELENSHYTDVEDARLQ